The Aliivibrio fischeri genome contains a region encoding:
- a CDS encoding YfiR family protein — MFKKQAQANSPTPLFYGLCSKVIGCLLLLLISFNLKANDNNIQDHNLKAVYLFRFAFLTSWGEFAPSNKQFNFCSELDLDVSNTLQALITKKPTQANYIPYSSVKDLERETCHVIYLSTQDPSIINTFKISQPHALLIGDGQPFITAGGMIAFIKVNNRIKPLISLHNIKPTELSLRSQLLSVSEITTNEESL, encoded by the coding sequence ATGTTCAAAAAACAAGCACAGGCAAACTCACCCACACCATTATTTTATGGGCTATGCTCTAAAGTAATAGGCTGCCTGCTGCTTTTACTTATAAGTTTTAATCTCAAAGCTAACGATAACAACATTCAAGATCATAATTTGAAAGCGGTTTATTTATTTCGTTTTGCTTTTTTAACCTCTTGGGGTGAGTTCGCCCCAAGCAATAAACAATTTAATTTCTGCAGTGAATTAGATCTAGATGTCAGTAATACATTACAAGCATTGATAACCAAAAAACCAACACAAGCTAACTATATTCCCTATTCATCCGTAAAAGATCTCGAACGAGAAACATGCCATGTCATTTATCTCTCGACTCAAGACCCTAGCATTATCAATACATTTAAAATCTCGCAACCACACGCACTGTTAATCGGTGATGGCCAGCCGTTTATTACAGCAGGTGGAATGATTGCTTTCATTAAAGTAAATAATAGAATTAAACCTTTGATCAGTTTACATAATATTAAGCCAACAGAGCTTTCTCTTCGTTCACAATTATTATCTGTATCTGAAATAACAACCAATGAGGAGTCATTATGA
- a CDS encoding TonB-dependent receptor plug domain-containing protein: protein MSMLSRAPFLYALCIFVSSPVIANIDNKFDDLDALLNMPLESLADTKVVTATKTSLSLSDVPASVHVITSKEIERSSARSIADVLILAPGLHVAKFSDYDWTVSARSKNQGENNTLLVMIDGRSAVNPMYSGVNWDTLPVSLDSIDRIEVVLGPVGTMWGGNAVNGVINIITKDAESAPKAQLSASTGNFDYKEFKAHHSGQISENTHLSGYIESLQHSPFTDTDEHFKELRHLKVLTERFGMRADYQNLQNTVSVQFGGIQSREDYQWLTYTPAFLDPTTHKNDYDVFLTEMNSQELFAGFQYLHEKLNGNQWENQLWVTHSESDSTNEPASFTRIDLDTRYTFNTQDWGILTLGANARIIDEEYAQFSEKEQYFSPYIRTIDDHKFLNQSYGFYANWAVDVTDSTEITLGNRIQYANITEEWYSQPQVRALQKLTDNQRLWMGWGRAVITPSRLELDTQFQENSYCSSCAYTVNPDGSVNYYDYMMSYHYLGNRDLEMESVDTYEIGYRYWQDNQFQVSLSLFYSQHDNVRAYKGLGGNRYFTPDSSQHSSGTIIDDMFAQLVDPLSQETMGGEVSIQWQPIDVLQINANYSYKTIEGDCNGSICGSNELPILDLENTPHHYATLHVMWDIHPTVWVSSVVNYVSASEPDEALIQAYQSYGDDYTIWPEVVTVDMSINWQHKPTWPSIKLSAENLGSDQLKEYPEQFGPFANGTQYYAELSWNFI from the coding sequence ATGTCGATGCTATCTCGTGCTCCATTTTTGTATGCTTTATGTATCTTTGTGTCTTCACCCGTTATCGCAAACATAGATAATAAATTTGATGATCTTGATGCATTACTCAATATGCCACTTGAATCGCTAGCCGATACGAAAGTAGTCACAGCAACCAAAACATCACTTAGTCTGTCAGATGTTCCAGCTTCTGTTCATGTAATCACCTCCAAAGAAATAGAACGTTCTAGTGCCCGTTCTATTGCCGATGTATTAATTCTTGCTCCTGGGCTTCATGTTGCCAAATTTTCCGATTACGACTGGACCGTTTCAGCTCGCAGTAAAAACCAAGGTGAAAATAATACGCTTTTAGTCATGATAGATGGCCGAAGTGCCGTTAACCCAATGTACTCTGGTGTTAACTGGGATACTTTACCTGTCAGCCTAGATAGTATTGACCGTATTGAAGTGGTCTTAGGCCCTGTAGGTACAATGTGGGGAGGAAACGCGGTTAATGGTGTCATAAATATCATTACAAAAGATGCAGAAAGCGCACCTAAAGCACAATTAAGTGCTTCAACAGGTAATTTTGACTACAAAGAGTTTAAAGCTCACCACAGCGGTCAAATTAGCGAAAACACGCATTTATCTGGCTATATTGAATCATTACAACACTCACCGTTTACTGATACTGATGAACATTTTAAAGAGCTTAGACACCTAAAAGTATTAACCGAACGTTTTGGGATGCGCGCTGATTACCAAAACTTACAAAATACGGTTTCTGTTCAGTTTGGCGGGATCCAGTCTCGTGAAGATTATCAGTGGCTAACTTATACTCCTGCTTTTCTTGATCCTACGACACATAAAAATGACTATGATGTGTTTTTAACTGAAATGAACTCACAAGAGTTATTTGCAGGTTTCCAATACCTTCACGAAAAACTAAACGGTAACCAATGGGAAAACCAACTATGGGTTACTCATAGTGAATCTGATAGCACCAATGAACCAGCAAGTTTTACTCGCATTGATCTTGATACTCGTTACACCTTTAATACTCAAGATTGGGGAATATTAACACTTGGTGCAAATGCTCGTATTATTGATGAAGAATACGCTCAATTCTCTGAAAAAGAGCAGTACTTCTCACCTTATATTCGCACCATTGATGATCATAAGTTCTTAAACCAAAGCTATGGTTTTTATGCAAACTGGGCTGTTGATGTAACTGATTCAACAGAAATCACACTAGGCAATCGTATTCAATATGCCAATATCACTGAAGAGTGGTACTCACAACCTCAAGTTCGCGCATTACAAAAATTAACGGACAACCAACGTTTATGGATGGGTTGGGGTCGAGCAGTCATTACACCTTCTCGTTTAGAGCTAGATACACAGTTTCAAGAAAACAGTTATTGCAGTAGTTGTGCTTATACCGTCAATCCTGATGGTAGTGTAAATTATTATGACTACATGATGTCCTATCATTATTTAGGTAATCGTGATTTAGAAATGGAATCTGTCGATACGTATGAAATTGGTTACCGTTATTGGCAAGATAATCAATTCCAAGTAAGTCTAAGTCTATTCTATAGTCAACATGATAATGTTAGAGCTTATAAAGGCCTAGGAGGAAATCGATACTTTACACCTGATAGCTCTCAGCATTCTAGCGGCACAATTATTGATGATATGTTTGCTCAATTAGTTGACCCTCTCTCCCAAGAAACCATGGGAGGAGAGGTGAGTATCCAATGGCAACCAATCGATGTCTTGCAAATCAATGCCAATTACAGCTATAAGACAATCGAGGGAGATTGTAACGGCTCTATCTGCGGTTCAAATGAATTGCCTATTTTAGATCTAGAAAATACGCCTCATCACTATGCCACACTGCACGTGATGTGGGATATTCATCCAACAGTTTGGGTTTCATCAGTAGTGAATTATGTTTCAGCATCAGAACCTGACGAAGCATTAATTCAAGCATATCAATCTTATGGTGACGATTATACGATCTGGCCAGAAGTCGTTACGGTTGATATGTCGATTAATTGGCAACATAAACCAACATGGCCAAGCATAAAATTAAGTGCTGAGAACCTAGGTAGTGACCAATTAAAAGAATACCCAGAGCAATTTGGGCCATTTGCAAATGGTACTCAATACTATGCTGAATTAAGTTGGAATTTTATATAG